The proteins below are encoded in one region of Acidithiobacillus ferrooxidans ATCC 23270:
- a CDS encoding endonuclease/exonuclease/phosphatase family protein, with protein MTEAPEFSVTSFNIQVGIGSHRARHMFLHGWKYVMPHGQSLRNLERIAAVLEGTDVAGLNEVDAGSFRSQYVNQAGFLADRAHFPYWAQQRTRDFGDFAQHSNGILSRWPIEETIAHSLPSFMNGRGMLENRLNAGGRSLTVIITHLGLSRHARLSQIRDLAQRLRGRPNLILMGDLNCTARSPEMRLLLNESGLQAPPWSPPTFPSWSPRFSFDHILCSPDLEFTMIETVTEPLSDHLALKAKLRWDSATAADAKHQ; from the coding sequence ATGACTGAGGCCCCAGAGTTTTCTGTGACGTCCTTCAACATCCAGGTGGGCATCGGCTCCCACCGCGCCCGGCACATGTTCCTGCACGGCTGGAAGTACGTGATGCCCCATGGTCAGAGTCTGCGCAACCTGGAGCGGATCGCCGCGGTCTTGGAGGGAACCGACGTCGCCGGACTCAACGAAGTCGATGCCGGCTCTTTTCGCAGCCAGTATGTCAACCAGGCGGGTTTTCTCGCTGACCGCGCCCATTTCCCTTACTGGGCGCAACAACGTACCCGTGACTTCGGCGACTTTGCCCAGCACAGCAATGGCATTCTCTCCCGCTGGCCCATTGAAGAGACCATAGCGCATTCCCTGCCCAGCTTCATGAATGGGCGCGGCATGCTGGAAAACCGGCTCAACGCTGGTGGAAGATCCCTGACAGTGATCATCACCCACCTCGGCCTTAGCCGTCATGCGCGCCTCAGTCAGATACGCGATCTCGCCCAACGCCTGCGCGGACGCCCGAATCTCATTCTCATGGGCGACCTGAACTGCACGGCGCGCTCCCCGGAAATGCGCCTGCTCCTCAATGAAAGTGGCCTGCAGGCGCCGCCCTGGAGCCCACCGACCTTTCCCAGCTGGTCACCGCGCTTTTCCTTCGATCACATCCTCTGTAGCCCTGACCTGGAATTCACGATGATTGAAACCGTCACCGAGCCCCTCTCCGATCACCTCGCCCTCAAGGCAAAACTGCGCTGGGACTCGGCGACAGCGGCAGATGCAAAGCACCAGTGA
- a CDS encoding HesA/MoeB/ThiF family protein, with the protein MTDTLDDAALLRYARQILLPEIDIAGQQALAAGRVLIIGMGGLGCPAAQYLAAAGVGNLTVCDGDQVDLSNLQRQILYGEADLGRPKALAARDRLRAMNQQIRVSAWVESAQPESLAAALDTHDVVLDCTDNFGSRHAINRACRNAGKPLVSAAAIRWEGQLAVFDFRVSESACYACLYPDGVEDTEDTCSRSGVLGPLLGVLGSMQAAEAIRLLCTGHSPLAGQLLLVDAQSWQWRQIALRRDPACGVCA; encoded by the coding sequence ATGACTGACACCCTCGACGACGCTGCACTGCTGCGTTACGCACGCCAGATTCTCTTGCCGGAAATCGACATTGCCGGACAGCAGGCACTGGCGGCCGGCCGGGTGCTGATCATCGGCATGGGCGGCCTGGGCTGCCCGGCCGCCCAGTATCTGGCGGCCGCGGGCGTCGGCAACCTGACCGTCTGCGATGGAGATCAGGTCGATCTCAGCAATCTGCAACGCCAGATTCTCTATGGCGAGGCCGACCTGGGGCGCCCCAAAGCCTTGGCCGCACGCGATCGACTGCGCGCCATGAACCAGCAGATTCGGGTCAGCGCCTGGGTGGAATCAGCGCAACCCGAGTCTCTTGCCGCGGCACTGGACACCCACGATGTGGTACTGGACTGCACCGACAACTTCGGCAGCAGGCACGCCATCAACCGCGCCTGCCGTAATGCTGGTAAACCTCTGGTCAGTGCCGCGGCCATCCGTTGGGAAGGGCAACTCGCCGTCTTTGATTTTCGTGTATCGGAAAGCGCCTGCTATGCCTGTCTCTACCCGGACGGCGTAGAGGATACCGAAGATACCTGCTCTCGCAGCGGCGTCCTTGGCCCACTCCTCGGTGTACTCGGCAGCATGCAGGCAGCAGAAGCCATCCGCCTGCTGTGTACCGGCCATTCCCCGCTGGCCGGGCAACTCCTGCTGGTGGATGCGCAAAGCTGGCAGTGGCGGCAGATCGCCCTGCGCCGCGACCCGGCCTGTGGCGTTTGCGCATGA
- a CDS encoding lipocalin-like domain-containing protein, giving the protein MISHLWSGSPRKGICSGLLVLCCGLCGPAQAESSLPGTPLPLQPTPDVKVTPQHPMQFPNALGSHPDFPIEWWYVTGWLHNASGKPLGFQVTFFRVRAPEVWANPSAFNPGELLFAEAALSDPRIGHLLTAQRAARADLGLAGADRNHTDVWIRHWYLRQQGRAYEAHIDGKGIRYRLRFTTTQPALLEGLQGISRKGPDPKNASYYYSLPHLKVSGTVDIKGRREPVSGEAWLDHEWSAAYLPKQAVGWDWLGVNLKDGGALMVFMMRRADGAPLWLAATERNAQGQVHYIPGKDIRMQPTGWWRSPQTGIRYPVRWQMQVGNLHFAIVPLMDNQEFDASRSSGTVYWEGAVRAVTGRQTAGRGYLELTGYGGRLALGQ; this is encoded by the coding sequence ATGATTAGTCATTTATGGTCGGGATCACCGCGTAAAGGGATATGTTCTGGTCTACTGGTACTGTGCTGCGGGCTCTGTGGACCGGCGCAGGCTGAATCCAGTCTGCCGGGGACGCCCCTGCCTTTACAGCCCACCCCGGATGTGAAGGTCACCCCGCAGCACCCCATGCAATTCCCCAACGCATTGGGCAGCCACCCGGATTTCCCCATTGAATGGTGGTACGTAACGGGCTGGCTGCATAACGCATCGGGAAAACCGCTGGGATTTCAGGTCACCTTTTTCCGGGTCCGGGCCCCTGAGGTCTGGGCAAACCCCAGTGCATTCAATCCCGGTGAACTGCTTTTTGCCGAGGCGGCGTTGAGCGATCCCCGCATCGGACATCTGCTCACCGCGCAACGGGCCGCACGGGCAGATCTCGGATTGGCAGGGGCGGATCGAAACCATACCGATGTCTGGATTCGCCATTGGTATCTGCGCCAGCAAGGGCGGGCTTACGAAGCCCACATCGATGGCAAAGGCATCCGTTATCGACTACGATTCACAACAACCCAACCGGCACTGCTCGAAGGTCTCCAGGGCATCAGCCGGAAAGGCCCAGACCCGAAGAATGCCAGCTACTACTACAGCCTTCCACATCTGAAGGTCAGCGGGACGGTGGACATCAAAGGACGGCGTGAGCCCGTCAGCGGGGAGGCGTGGCTGGATCACGAATGGTCGGCGGCGTACCTGCCCAAACAGGCCGTCGGTTGGGATTGGCTGGGGGTCAATCTGAAGGATGGCGGTGCCCTCATGGTCTTCATGATGCGCCGCGCCGACGGTGCGCCCCTCTGGCTGGCAGCTACAGAGCGCAATGCCCAGGGCCAGGTACACTACATTCCGGGCAAAGACATCCGCATGCAGCCCACGGGCTGGTGGCGGTCGCCGCAAACCGGTATACGCTACCCCGTGCGCTGGCAGATGCAGGTGGGAAACCTGCATTTCGCTATCGTCCCGCTCATGGACAATCAGGAATTCGACGCCAGCCGCAGCAGCGGCACCGTCTACTGGGAAGGAGCGGTGCGCGCCGTGACGGGTCGACAGACCGCAGGGAGAGGATATCTGGAACTCACCGGCTATGGCGGCCGTCTGGCTCTGGGTCAATGA
- a CDS encoding ABC transporter permease yields the protein MLAIIGIALGVALGLAIALINIQAVSDFSAGLRRLSGQADLALTAPGQSFPEQWYVRLSMARDVAVATPEIRLQAQVLHPARKGMLPILGIDAFQAARMGQPLLPFNLHSPLALLTPDHIALSQAALTRLGLRVGDTLTLDADGQPRTLRIIGELPGVGNSEALGVMDIAAVQWLWGRIGTLNQVDLRLYPGIPIAHFLAQWQGHLPVGAVLQSPAQQGHVAADASRAYRVNLLVLSLVALFTGAFLVYSTLAMGVVRQRQQLALLRVLGLRRREVVLAVLLQGATLGLPGALLGLPLGVLAAWLALAHMGGDLGAGYFSATALHLQWHPGLLLIFFVAGLGAALTGAFLPAWETSRAIPALALRAGSEEQAHQQHQHPWVGLLLLGLALAGSLAPAIHGIPYLAYGAVACLLFALLFLLAPLLRALTRLFPLPHAPVWRLALEQLRGAPGRAAQSLAAVVVAFSLVVAMAVMVGSFRDSVANWLTDILRADLYVQAGMNRDSLLPHGAAHQLCALPDVRACSPLRRVTLNLLPGHPPVTLLARGMNISDPERELQILHAVRVGPQQPPPVWISEILAGISGWQTGQVIHLPLGGQERPVTIAGIYRDYAYQEGSVSIPIQQYRVWSGDDAVNGVALWLRPGTAIPAAIHKLRQTLPDGGRLLIATPKEIRSKSLQIFNQSFIATYALEAVAMVIGLLGVSSGFGAQTLMRRSEFAMLRHLGLRRRDLLTLLFAEGSVLSLLGILIGGALGMAISIILIEVVNPQSFHWHMGFHPSWPLLLTLSAILWLASTATMVLAGRRAVRHTSAVLRDD from the coding sequence GTGCTGGCGATCATCGGCATTGCGCTGGGGGTCGCGCTCGGACTGGCCATCGCCCTTATCAACATCCAGGCCGTAAGCGATTTTTCTGCCGGGCTGCGGCGCCTGTCGGGGCAGGCCGACCTGGCCCTGACGGCGCCGGGGCAGAGCTTTCCCGAACAATGGTATGTGCGCCTGAGTATGGCCAGAGATGTGGCCGTGGCCACCCCGGAAATCCGCTTGCAGGCGCAGGTACTGCATCCTGCCCGGAAGGGCATGCTCCCCATTCTCGGCATTGACGCCTTCCAGGCGGCGCGCATGGGACAACCGCTGCTGCCTTTCAATCTGCATAGCCCGCTTGCCCTGCTGACCCCCGACCACATTGCCCTGAGCCAGGCGGCGCTGACACGTCTCGGCCTGCGGGTAGGGGATACGCTGACGCTCGACGCGGACGGACAGCCACGCACACTGCGAATCATCGGCGAACTGCCGGGTGTGGGCAACAGCGAAGCACTCGGCGTCATGGATATTGCCGCAGTACAGTGGCTGTGGGGAAGGATCGGCACCCTCAATCAGGTCGACCTGCGTCTGTATCCGGGAATACCCATCGCTCATTTTCTCGCGCAATGGCAGGGGCATCTGCCGGTCGGCGCGGTGTTACAAAGCCCGGCGCAGCAGGGACACGTGGCTGCGGATGCTTCGCGCGCCTATCGCGTGAACCTGCTGGTACTATCGCTGGTAGCGTTGTTTACCGGAGCGTTTCTCGTCTATTCCACCCTGGCCATGGGGGTAGTGCGGCAACGGCAGCAACTGGCCCTGTTGCGGGTCCTGGGCCTGCGCCGCCGGGAAGTCGTACTGGCCGTATTGTTGCAGGGTGCGACGTTGGGTCTGCCGGGCGCGCTGCTGGGTCTGCCGCTGGGCGTGCTGGCGGCTTGGCTGGCTCTGGCACACATGGGTGGCGACCTCGGAGCAGGATATTTCAGTGCCACGGCTTTGCACTTGCAATGGCATCCGGGACTCCTGCTGATCTTTTTCGTGGCGGGCCTGGGAGCGGCGCTGACCGGCGCCTTTTTACCAGCTTGGGAAACCAGCCGGGCGATCCCCGCCCTGGCGTTGCGGGCCGGCTCTGAAGAGCAGGCCCATCAGCAGCACCAACATCCCTGGGTAGGTCTGCTGCTCTTGGGACTGGCCTTGGCAGGGTCGTTGGCGCCGGCCATCCACGGCATCCCCTATCTAGCCTACGGCGCGGTAGCCTGCCTGCTCTTTGCCCTGCTCTTTTTACTGGCCCCGCTCCTGCGCGCACTGACCAGGCTCTTTCCCCTGCCCCATGCCCCCGTCTGGCGTCTGGCCCTGGAACAACTGCGGGGTGCGCCGGGGCGGGCGGCGCAAAGCCTGGCTGCAGTGGTAGTGGCCTTCAGTCTGGTCGTGGCCATGGCGGTGATGGTGGGTTCATTCCGTGACTCCGTCGCCAACTGGTTGACCGACATTTTACGCGCGGACCTCTATGTGCAGGCTGGGATGAATAGAGACTCACTCCTCCCCCATGGCGCAGCGCACCAGCTTTGTGCACTGCCCGATGTCCGCGCCTGCTCGCCTCTGCGGCGGGTCACTCTAAATTTGTTACCGGGACACCCACCGGTGACGCTTCTCGCGCGGGGCATGAACATCAGCGATCCGGAGCGGGAATTGCAGATACTCCATGCGGTCAGGGTCGGGCCACAACAGCCACCGCCCGTGTGGATTTCGGAGATTCTGGCAGGTATCAGTGGCTGGCAGACCGGACAGGTGATCCATCTGCCGCTGGGTGGGCAGGAGCGGCCGGTGACCATCGCCGGCATCTATCGGGATTACGCCTATCAGGAGGGTTCAGTGTCCATACCCATTCAGCAATACCGCGTATGGTCCGGAGACGATGCGGTCAATGGCGTCGCCCTTTGGCTGCGTCCCGGCACTGCGATACCGGCCGCCATCCACAAGTTGCGGCAGACACTGCCCGATGGTGGTCGATTATTGATCGCGACCCCCAAAGAAATTCGCAGCAAGAGCCTGCAGATATTCAACCAGAGCTTTATCGCCACCTATGCACTGGAGGCTGTCGCCATGGTGATCGGGCTGCTGGGGGTGAGCAGCGGCTTCGGGGCGCAGACGCTCATGCGCCGCAGCGAATTCGCCATGCTCCGGCATCTGGGTCTGCGGCGGCGTGACCTGCTCACCTTGCTCTTTGCCGAGGGCAGCGTCCTTTCGCTACTCGGAATACTCATCGGCGGTGCACTGGGGATGGCCATCAGCATCATCCTGATCGAAGTGGTCAATCCCCAGTCTTTCCATTGGCACATGGGCTTTCATCCGTCCTGGCCGCTATTGCTGACCCTGAGTGCCATCCTCTGGCTGGCGAGCACGGCCACCATGGTGCTGGCCGGACGGCGGGCGGTCCGGCATACCTCCGCGGTGCTGCGCGATGATTAG
- a CDS encoding ABC transporter ATP-binding protein, with translation MVNHLRLAKLGKDGVTALLVLDNLAKRLPGDPQRWLFRNASLHIAPADFVAVMGESGVGKSTLLNIIAGLDRPDAGHMTFKGEPLDTLDDDARTLLRRRHMGFVFQAFHLIPQLTVEENIALPWRLNGLSRRDMNQRVKTLVERLGIGSHLNAWPRELSGGEMQRVAVARAVVHRPSLILADEPTGSLDAESAETVLSLLREAGEAEAAAIVLVTHSATAADWAQRRLRFDAQGFHPL, from the coding sequence ATGGTAAACCATCTGCGTTTGGCAAAGCTTGGAAAGGATGGCGTGACTGCACTTCTGGTTCTGGACAATCTGGCAAAACGGCTTCCCGGAGACCCTCAGCGTTGGTTATTCCGCAATGCGAGCCTCCACATAGCACCAGCAGACTTTGTGGCCGTCATGGGGGAAAGCGGCGTTGGCAAAAGCACCCTGCTCAATATCATTGCCGGGCTGGATCGCCCCGATGCGGGACACATGACATTCAAGGGTGAGCCGCTCGACACCCTGGATGACGATGCGCGTACGCTCCTGCGGCGGCGGCACATGGGTTTTGTGTTTCAGGCCTTTCATCTGATCCCACAATTGACCGTAGAGGAAAACATCGCCCTGCCTTGGCGACTGAACGGCCTCTCCCGGCGCGACATGAATCAGCGGGTTAAAACTCTGGTGGAACGGCTCGGCATTGGCAGTCACCTGAATGCCTGGCCGCGGGAGCTTTCCGGCGGCGAGATGCAGCGGGTTGCGGTAGCGCGGGCGGTCGTACATCGCCCGTCGCTGATTCTGGCGGACGAACCGACGGGGAGCCTCGATGCCGAATCTGCGGAAACCGTGCTCAGCCTCCTGCGTGAGGCGGGAGAAGCCGAGGCGGCGGCTATTGTGCTGGTGACCCATTCGGCGACAGCGGCAGACTGGGCGCAACGCCGCCTGCGTTTCGACGCGCAGGGCTTCCATCCCCTGTGA
- the trxA gene encoding thioredoxin TrxA, whose product MSDAILYVSDDSFETDVLKSSKPVLVDFWAEWCGPCKMIAPILEEIADEYADRLRVAKFNIDENPNTPPQYGIRGIPTLLLFKAGKLEATKVGALSKAQLTAFLDSQL is encoded by the coding sequence ATGAGTGACGCCATTCTTTATGTGTCTGATGACAGTTTTGAAACGGATGTATTGAAGTCCTCCAAACCGGTATTGGTCGATTTCTGGGCCGAATGGTGCGGACCTTGCAAGATGATCGCCCCCATTCTGGAAGAGATCGCTGATGAATATGCCGATCGCCTGCGGGTTGCCAAATTCAACATCGACGAAAATCCCAATACTCCCCCTCAGTACGGCATTCGCGGTATTCCCACACTGCTCCTTTTCAAGGCTGGCAAGCTTGAAGCGACCAAAGTGGGTGCCCTGAGCAAAGCCCAGCTGACCGCATTCCTGGATAGCCAACTTTGA
- the rho gene encoding transcription termination factor Rho: MNTPRPRRKPPRTPKSFPNEDILVDDEDENALCPSPGAAAMNLTDLKRKTAADLAVICQDMGLEGTARQKKQEIIFNILKAHARNGDAIYGEGVLEILQDGFGFLRAASGSYMAGPDDIYVSPSQVRRFHLQTGDTVSGQIRPPKEGERYFALLKVESINFEAPEATRNKVNFDDLTPLFPDERLRLEYDAVPYGEMAPRIIDLVSPIGKGQRGLIVAPPKTGKTVLLQQIAHAITANHPECYLIVLLIDERPEEVTEMQRSVKGEVVSSTFDEPATRHTQVAEIVLEKAKRLVEHKHDVVILLDSITRLARAFNTVVPSSGKVLTGGVDANALQKPKRFFGAARNIEEGGSLTIIATALVETGSKMDEVIFEEFKGTGNMEVHLDRRLAEKRTYPAINLNKSGTRREELLVPAEMLSKMWVLRKLLAPMDPVESMEFLLDKVRSTKNNAEFFDSMNR; encoded by the coding sequence TTGAATACGCCACGTCCCCGCCGTAAACCCCCCCGGACGCCCAAGTCCTTTCCCAACGAAGATATTCTGGTAGACGACGAAGACGAGAACGCGCTTTGTCCGTCACCTGGCGCTGCGGCGATGAATCTGACCGACCTCAAACGCAAAACGGCCGCTGATCTGGCGGTGATCTGCCAGGACATGGGGTTGGAGGGTACCGCCCGTCAGAAGAAACAGGAAATCATTTTCAATATCCTCAAGGCGCACGCGCGCAATGGCGACGCCATTTACGGTGAGGGGGTGCTGGAAATTCTGCAGGATGGATTTGGCTTTCTGCGTGCCGCTTCCGGGTCTTACATGGCGGGGCCGGATGACATCTATGTCTCGCCCTCACAGGTGCGGCGCTTTCACCTGCAGACCGGAGACACGGTGTCCGGCCAGATTCGCCCTCCCAAAGAAGGTGAACGCTATTTCGCGCTGCTCAAGGTGGAGAGCATCAATTTCGAAGCGCCGGAAGCAACCCGCAACAAAGTCAATTTTGACGATTTGACGCCTTTGTTCCCGGACGAGCGTTTGCGCCTGGAATACGACGCGGTACCTTATGGCGAAATGGCTCCGCGGATCATCGATCTGGTATCACCCATCGGCAAGGGCCAGCGCGGTCTGATCGTCGCCCCGCCCAAAACCGGCAAGACGGTGTTGTTGCAGCAGATTGCCCACGCCATTACCGCCAACCATCCGGAATGCTATCTGATCGTGCTGCTGATCGACGAGCGTCCTGAAGAAGTGACGGAGATGCAGCGCTCGGTGAAGGGCGAAGTGGTTTCTTCCACCTTTGACGAACCGGCGACGCGCCACACCCAGGTTGCGGAAATCGTCCTGGAAAAGGCCAAGCGCCTGGTGGAGCACAAGCACGATGTGGTCATCCTGCTCGACTCCATCACCCGCCTGGCGCGCGCCTTCAACACCGTAGTGCCGTCTTCCGGCAAGGTGCTGACCGGCGGCGTGGATGCCAATGCGCTGCAGAAGCCCAAGCGCTTCTTTGGCGCCGCACGCAACATCGAAGAGGGCGGCAGCCTCACCATCATCGCCACGGCGCTGGTGGAAACCGGTTCCAAGATGGACGAAGTCATCTTCGAAGAGTTCAAGGGTACGGGCAATATGGAAGTACATCTCGACCGTCGTCTAGCCGAGAAACGTACTTACCCGGCCATCAATCTCAATAAATCCGGCACCCGTCGTGAAGAACTGCTGGTCCCGGCCGAGATGCTCAGCAAGATGTGGGTATTGCGCAAATTGCTCGCGCCCATGGATCCGGTGGAATCCATGGAGTTTCTGCTCGACAAGGTGCGCAGCACCAAAAATAACGCAGAGTTCTTTGACTCCATGAACCGTTAA
- the rpmE gene encoding 50S ribosomal protein L31 — MKSNIHPKYEEITVTCSCGNVFKTRSTANRDLHIDLCSECHPFYTGKQRAVSAAGQVEKFRKRYGGGQ; from the coding sequence ATGAAAAGCAATATTCACCCCAAGTACGAAGAGATCACCGTCACCTGTAGTTGCGGCAACGTTTTTAAGACGCGCTCGACCGCGAACCGCGACCTGCATATTGATCTCTGCTCCGAATGCCATCCTTTTTACACGGGTAAACAGCGTGCGGTTTCCGCTGCGGGCCAGGTAGAGAAATTCCGCAAGCGTTACGGCGGCGGGCAGTAA
- a CDS encoding malic enzyme-like NAD(P)-binding protein, with translation MVEADPQADLRRRSLDYHARMPAGKLSVVPSKPCASPEDLSLAYTPGVAAPVREIVADPDKAYDYTAKGNLVAVISNGTAVLGLGNVGPLAGKPVMEGKALLFKRFADIDAFDIEVQARDAEHLIDVVAAIAPGFGGINLEDIGAPVCFQVEEALQAMLDIPVFHDDQHGTAVIVAAALQNALELQGKELGRAKVAIVGAGAAGIAIARMLRALGVADIFLSDLHGVLHSKRTDLTQWHKPFAVAPQNWDLAAMLRGADVVIGVSVRGAIPEAALSTLAPKPVIFALANPDPEVDPALARHLRPDAIIATGRSDMPNQVNNVLGFPFLFRGALDCRARQINQPMLLAAVDALAKLAREPVPDAVQTVYGLTAPQGLTFGPEYIIPKPLDPRLRPWVSGAVTAAARESGVARR, from the coding sequence ATGGTGGAGGCCGACCCTCAGGCGGATTTGCGGCGCCGGTCGCTGGACTATCACGCCCGTATGCCGGCAGGCAAGCTTTCCGTCGTGCCAAGCAAGCCCTGCGCCAGCCCCGAGGATCTGTCCCTGGCCTACACGCCAGGAGTGGCGGCCCCGGTGCGGGAGATCGTCGCCGACCCGGATAAGGCTTACGACTATACGGCCAAGGGTAACCTGGTGGCCGTTATCAGCAACGGTACGGCGGTGCTCGGCCTGGGTAACGTCGGGCCGTTGGCGGGTAAGCCCGTCATGGAAGGCAAGGCGCTGCTTTTCAAGCGCTTCGCGGATATTGACGCGTTTGATATCGAAGTGCAGGCGCGCGACGCCGAGCATCTCATCGACGTAGTGGCGGCCATCGCCCCGGGTTTTGGCGGCATCAACCTGGAGGATATCGGTGCGCCCGTATGTTTTCAGGTGGAAGAAGCTTTGCAGGCCATGCTGGATATCCCCGTATTTCACGATGATCAGCATGGTACGGCAGTGATCGTGGCGGCGGCGCTGCAAAATGCACTGGAATTGCAGGGTAAGGAGTTGGGCCGCGCCAAGGTCGCTATTGTTGGTGCCGGTGCCGCCGGAATTGCCATTGCGCGTATGTTGCGGGCACTGGGGGTAGCGGATATCTTCCTGAGCGATTTGCATGGCGTGCTGCACAGCAAGCGTACGGACCTCACCCAATGGCATAAACCTTTTGCCGTGGCACCCCAGAACTGGGATCTGGCGGCGATGTTGCGCGGTGCCGATGTGGTCATCGGCGTCTCTGTGCGCGGCGCCATTCCGGAAGCGGCGCTGTCGACGCTGGCGCCCAAGCCGGTAATTTTTGCGCTCGCTAATCCCGATCCTGAGGTGGACCCCGCCCTGGCGCGGCACCTGCGTCCTGATGCCATTATCGCCACGGGTCGATCGGATATGCCCAATCAGGTCAACAATGTGTTGGGCTTTCCCTTCCTCTTCCGCGGCGCACTGGATTGCCGGGCTCGGCAGATCAACCAGCCCATGCTGCTGGCGGCCGTGGATGCTTTGGCGAAGCTGGCGCGGGAGCCGGTGCCGGACGCTGTGCAGACCGTTTACGGGCTGACTGCCCCGCAAGGTCTGACCTTCGGCCCCGAGTACATTATCCCCAAACCTCTGGACCCCCGCCTACGGCCATGGGTCTCTGGCGCGGTAACCGCTGCCGCCCGGGAAAGCGGCGTCGCGCGGCGCTGA
- a CDS encoding AI-2E family transporter has translation MRLADLTVRDLRFAFGQLLAAVLFFALVWKILSPFLPALGWAAILVYATWPLAGPMRRHWPPVPAAAGATLMLALIFILPVIFLSISLGTELHHVLTDLGSVDAHTTLEASLNRIPWLHELLAQIPAAWKTKLMPGALTPDLSAWAGRLGSVAGGIGRFGTLLILVLITAFFFYRHGEVLVDQLRRFVGQVLGQRGDAYLRTVASTIRAVIYGILATAVAQGALAGLGYWVAGLPAPVLLAIVTLLFSFIPFGTPLVWGAASIWLLSQGEIWAGVGLALWGTLVVSWIDNLIRPLVISNAVRIPFLLVLFGVLGGILAFGFLGLFLGPVLLAVLLAIWSEWLRPAPAAPQG, from the coding sequence ATGCGTCTCGCGGATCTGACGGTTCGCGATCTGCGATTCGCCTTCGGCCAACTGCTCGCCGCCGTTCTGTTTTTTGCTCTTGTCTGGAAAATTCTTTCCCCCTTTTTGCCAGCCCTTGGCTGGGCTGCCATTCTCGTTTATGCGACCTGGCCGCTGGCTGGTCCCATGCGCCGACATTGGCCGCCGGTGCCGGCGGCAGCAGGCGCCACGCTCATGTTGGCGCTGATTTTTATTCTTCCCGTAATTTTCCTGAGCATCAGCCTGGGGACGGAGTTGCACCATGTACTGACCGATCTCGGTAGCGTGGATGCACACACGACCCTGGAAGCAAGTCTGAATCGGATACCTTGGCTGCATGAACTGCTCGCGCAGATTCCTGCAGCCTGGAAGACGAAACTGATGCCCGGTGCCCTGACCCCCGACCTGTCCGCCTGGGCGGGGCGGCTGGGTAGTGTTGCGGGTGGAATCGGTCGTTTCGGTACTTTGCTTATACTTGTTCTCATCACCGCCTTTTTCTTCTACCGGCATGGTGAAGTGCTGGTGGACCAGTTGCGCCGTTTTGTCGGCCAGGTGCTGGGACAGCGCGGCGATGCTTATCTGCGGACGGTGGCCAGCACCATCCGTGCGGTGATTTATGGCATTCTGGCGACCGCGGTGGCGCAGGGGGCGCTGGCGGGATTGGGTTACTGGGTGGCGGGACTGCCCGCACCCGTACTGCTGGCCATCGTCACCCTGCTGTTTTCCTTTATCCCCTTCGGTACCCCGCTGGTCTGGGGGGCAGCGAGCATCTGGTTGCTATCTCAGGGCGAGATTTGGGCGGGAGTGGGCCTGGCCCTGTGGGGTACGCTGGTGGTGAGCTGGATCGACAACCTGATCCGCCCGCTGGTGATTTCCAATGCGGTACGGATTCCATTTCTGCTGGTTCTATTCGGGGTGCTGGGCGGTATTCTCGCCTTCGGTTTCCTCGGTTTGTTTCTGGGGCCGGTGCTGCTGGCCGTGCTGTTGGCGATCTGGAGTGAGTGGTTGCGGCCAGCGCCTGCTGCGCCGCAGGGTTGA